A region of Mesorhizobium sp. AR02 DNA encodes the following proteins:
- the tssL gene encoding type VI secretion system protein TssL, long form yields MNSKDDPFGPVGKTVIRATPRRERKPAPVAQEPVAEGGQSAQVKDSTVFDPGVGRHTPPGWTSGTVIYQGTPPAAAPTSALRQEALLNVTDSVRYSAANPILAAAAPLLMLFGQLRLIPVERQAEPLAEYITEAIDKFDRALEKAGVAEEDARIAKFVLCETTDDLVGNLPWPRKDAWAQHSMLSQFFHVEPDGTGFFEALNKVLASPEAHYDLLELMHACLSLGFEGQYRGLIREDTNLERVRRDVYETLRYFKPRADEDISPRWQGLAATVTQSSTRLPLWVVAAAASALLTAAFFALRVFITNEGDATAGELLALNPSTPIAIERASVAPLAEPVKVTPPAATTTQIDRIRSALAKDVEAGGLTVGTKGDFIVVEINNLLLFQSGRADAKPEFQPIAADIAAALESERGPIRIVGHTDNVKPRKSSPFKSNFDLSVARAKAVETMMAPKFSDPSRLTVDGKGEDEPIADNATAEGRAKNRRVDVMIAKEGTL; encoded by the coding sequence ATGAACTCGAAGGACGATCCTTTCGGCCCGGTGGGCAAGACCGTCATTCGCGCCACGCCAAGACGTGAGCGAAAGCCGGCCCCGGTCGCTCAGGAGCCCGTCGCGGAGGGCGGACAATCCGCTCAGGTCAAGGATTCGACCGTGTTCGACCCCGGCGTCGGCCGGCATACACCGCCGGGCTGGACATCCGGCACCGTGATTTATCAAGGGACTCCTCCCGCGGCGGCGCCGACGTCGGCTCTGCGGCAGGAGGCCCTGCTCAATGTCACGGACAGTGTCCGATATTCCGCGGCAAACCCGATCCTTGCCGCGGCCGCACCGTTGCTGATGCTGTTCGGCCAGCTCAGGCTTATCCCGGTCGAGAGACAGGCGGAGCCGTTGGCCGAATATATCACTGAGGCGATCGACAAGTTCGACAGGGCACTGGAGAAAGCAGGCGTTGCCGAAGAGGATGCGCGGATTGCGAAATTTGTCCTGTGCGAAACCACCGACGATCTCGTCGGCAACCTGCCTTGGCCACGCAAAGACGCCTGGGCGCAGCACAGCATGCTGTCGCAGTTCTTCCACGTCGAGCCCGACGGCACGGGCTTTTTCGAAGCGCTGAACAAGGTCCTGGCCAGTCCGGAGGCACATTACGACCTGCTTGAACTGATGCATGCCTGCCTGTCGCTGGGGTTCGAGGGCCAGTATCGCGGCCTGATACGAGAAGACACCAATCTCGAACGCGTTCGGCGCGACGTCTACGAAACGCTTCGCTATTTCAAGCCTCGCGCCGACGAGGACATCTCGCCTCGCTGGCAGGGCCTGGCGGCGACGGTGACGCAGTCGTCGACACGCCTGCCGCTCTGGGTCGTCGCGGCAGCCGCGTCTGCACTGCTGACGGCGGCATTCTTCGCGTTGCGGGTCTTCATCACCAATGAAGGCGATGCCACCGCCGGCGAATTGCTGGCGCTCAACCCGTCGACGCCGATCGCCATCGAACGGGCCAGCGTGGCGCCGTTGGCGGAGCCGGTGAAAGTCACCCCGCCCGCAGCCACGACCACGCAGATCGATCGCATCCGCTCGGCACTGGCCAAGGACGTCGAAGCCGGCGGGCTGACCGTGGGCACGAAGGGCGACTTCATCGTGGTGGAAATCAACAATCTCCTGCTGTTCCAGTCCGGCAGGGCCGACGCGAAACCAGAGTTCCAGCCCATAGCCGCAGATATCGCAGCCGCCCTGGAATCCGAGCGCGGACCGATCAGGATCGTCGGCCATACCGACAATGTGAAGCCGCGAAAATCGAGCCCGTTCAAGTCCAACTTCGACCTTTCCGTCGCCCGGGCGAAGGCCGTCGAAACAATGATGGCGCCGAAGTTCAGCGATCCTTCGCGGCTGACGGTCGACGGCAAGGGCGAGGACGAGCCGATCGCCGACAATGCGACAGCGGAAGGCCGCGCCAAGAACCGCCGTGTCGATGTGATGATCGCCAAGGAGGGAACATTGTGA
- a CDS encoding PP2C family protein-serine/threonine phosphatase: MSDVALPFDSFGVSHKGCVREVNEDNYLLEPRTGLWVVADGMGGHDAGEVASASIVDHLATIGIASSAPDLRARFEDRLSRANAEIRRISESRGITIGSTVAALLAMDGRFACLWAGDSRVYLIRNAAISQISKDHTEVQELLDRGMISAAEALTWPRRNVITHAVGVSDDFVIDFQQGELIPGDIFVLATDGLTAHVTDAEIEAAVVSATPQAACENLLETVLARGGTDNVTIVLVKIANERNGQSLHPDLSRAEGRG; encoded by the coding sequence GTGAGCGATGTCGCCCTTCCCTTTGACAGCTTTGGCGTGAGCCACAAGGGCTGTGTCCGCGAGGTCAACGAAGACAACTATCTGCTCGAGCCACGAACCGGGCTTTGGGTGGTGGCCGACGGAATGGGCGGGCATGACGCCGGAGAGGTCGCCTCGGCCAGCATTGTCGACCACCTGGCCACGATCGGCATCGCAAGCTCGGCTCCGGATCTGCGGGCGCGCTTCGAGGACAGGCTGAGTCGGGCCAATGCCGAAATCCGCCGGATATCGGAATCGCGCGGCATCACCATCGGCTCCACGGTCGCCGCCCTGTTGGCGATGGACGGACGGTTTGCCTGCCTGTGGGCGGGCGACAGCCGGGTCTACCTGATCCGCAACGCCGCGATCTCGCAGATTTCGAAGGACCACACCGAGGTGCAGGAACTCTTGGACCGAGGCATGATCAGCGCGGCCGAGGCACTCACCTGGCCACGCCGCAATGTCATCACGCATGCGGTCGGCGTCAGCGACGACTTCGTCATCGATTTCCAGCAGGGCGAACTGATACCGGGGGACATTTTCGTGCTGGCCACCGACGGGCTGACGGCACATGTCACCGACGCGGAGATCGAGGCCGCGGTGGTGTCGGCAACGCCTCAGGCGGCCTGCGAAAATCTTTTGGAAACGGTGCTGGCGCGAGGCGGAACCGACAATGTCACCATTGTGCTGGTGAAGATCGCAAACGAGCGCAATGGACAGTCGCTCCACCCTGATCTGTCCAGAGCGGAGGGCCGAGGCTGA
- the tssM gene encoding type VI secretion system membrane subunit TssM produces MTRWLLRIFSMIALAGFSAAVWFAGPLIRFADARPLGPAWPRAAIIAVIVAAVALFYGLRFWRMRKAQKALETAVARNDDRDDDSQVLEARMNEAIAALKRSSGKRNFLYEIPWYIIIGPPGAGKTTALVNSGLNFPLAGSGDAQPVAGVGGTRACDWWFTDEAVLIDTAGRYTTQDSNAESDSKSWLAFLTLLKKYRTRQPINGVILAISLADLIGLDDQQLDAHVVEIRSRLREIHETLKIQFPVYLLFTKADLVSGFMDYFGGFDEPRRRKVWGATFQTSDRTKNMAAEAPAEFDALARRLVEEMPDRLQEEADPVARISVFGFPAQFGALKGRIANFIASLFDPGRSQVNVSLRGLYFSSGTQEGTPIDQVLGAIGRSFGSNSRAHLSGTGKSFFLHDLLTGVIFAESGWVSYDKSAARHAAIARFAGLSAIALIAAAALGTLALSFTANRSLIASTTQAMSQYRTTADALLKSTEVTDVDLENVIGPLDQLRDLPAGFETSDVPTPIEETFGLSQRERLLSASRTAYRQALERMFRSRLLIQAERTIQTKMADPAALYEPLKIYLMLGGKAPKVDDALIVSWMKQDWEQNRYPGENNRAGREQLEKHLRAMLALDDAYDPVFELNQPLIEAAQRSLGRMSLADRASALIKSAVYAAALDDFSVSVKGGPEAQLLFERVDGGDLSGLRVPGLYSWAGFNHFYLGQLSHIAQMLVDDQWVLGGGGEQGGIDQELLKLGPELLDRYGKEFATAWNSVLDALKFKAMLKDKPHYVVLSAVASPSSPIEQLFTAIADETALTRDAASGKEPGTGVEGGTVEGQSEDAAKMAKGLARIGIQIATGKSQSRAGTGSAAAQNQGPGANIEAQFRSFQALVSGPVGRRPIDALTQNFRDIYQSLQLATDMPSQTERVNANLQLQIATLRANASRLPKQLARMIDATANEFEGNVTETSVANLNQMLDKAVTAPCEAAVNGRYPFAANGTEDMAMADFAKLFAPGGLLDRFFAQNLASLIDMSGQDWSWKQDARFGRDLSKSTLKNFQLAAEIRSAFFPQGGSAPSVSITFTPFSLHGDADAAVLDVDGQTVQSNQASNAPSIVTWPSGAASGSASLSLTPEMPGRESSIKFEGPWALKRLMDKATITGTDSNVQARFVIGGRDVTYTIQTGSGPSPFLLPALYNFSCPKAF; encoded by the coding sequence ATGACGCGTTGGCTGCTGCGGATATTCAGCATGATCGCGCTGGCCGGTTTTTCGGCGGCAGTGTGGTTTGCCGGACCTTTGATCCGCTTCGCCGACGCCCGTCCTCTCGGGCCTGCCTGGCCGCGCGCGGCAATCATCGCTGTGATCGTGGCGGCCGTGGCGCTCTTCTATGGATTGCGTTTCTGGCGGATGCGCAAGGCGCAAAAGGCGCTGGAGACCGCCGTTGCCCGCAACGACGACAGGGATGACGACTCGCAGGTGCTCGAGGCGCGCATGAACGAGGCGATCGCCGCGCTCAAACGGTCGAGCGGCAAGCGCAATTTCCTCTATGAGATCCCCTGGTACATCATCATCGGTCCGCCCGGCGCGGGCAAGACAACGGCACTGGTCAATTCCGGCCTGAATTTTCCGCTGGCCGGTTCGGGCGATGCCCAGCCGGTCGCCGGTGTTGGCGGAACACGCGCCTGCGACTGGTGGTTTACCGACGAGGCCGTGCTGATCGACACCGCCGGACGCTACACGACGCAGGATTCCAATGCCGAGAGCGACAGTAAGAGCTGGCTGGCCTTCCTGACGCTGCTCAAGAAATACCGCACACGGCAACCAATCAACGGCGTCATCCTGGCCATCAGCCTTGCCGATCTCATCGGCCTTGACGATCAGCAGCTTGACGCCCACGTCGTCGAGATACGCAGCCGTCTGCGGGAAATCCACGAGACGCTGAAAATCCAGTTTCCGGTGTATCTGCTTTTCACCAAGGCCGATCTTGTTTCCGGCTTCATGGATTATTTCGGTGGTTTCGACGAGCCGCGCCGGCGCAAGGTCTGGGGCGCGACATTCCAGACCAGCGATCGCACCAAGAACATGGCGGCCGAGGCTCCGGCCGAATTCGATGCACTGGCAAGACGCCTGGTCGAGGAGATGCCCGACCGGCTTCAAGAAGAGGCTGATCCGGTCGCGCGCATATCCGTCTTTGGCTTCCCGGCGCAGTTTGGCGCGCTGAAGGGCCGAATTGCGAATTTCATCGCCAGCCTGTTCGATCCGGGCCGCAGCCAGGTGAATGTCAGCCTGCGGGGGCTTTATTTCTCGTCAGGCACGCAAGAGGGGACGCCAATCGATCAGGTGTTGGGTGCGATCGGCCGCAGCTTCGGCAGCAATTCCCGCGCCCATCTTTCCGGAACCGGCAAAAGCTTCTTCTTGCATGATCTGCTGACCGGCGTCATCTTTGCCGAATCCGGATGGGTCTCGTATGACAAGTCGGCGGCAAGGCATGCGGCGATCGCCAGGTTTGCCGGGCTTAGCGCCATCGCGTTGATCGCCGCGGCGGCTCTCGGAACGCTCGCCCTGAGCTTCACGGCCAACAGGTCGCTGATCGCCTCGACCACGCAGGCCATGAGCCAGTATCGCACGACGGCGGATGCGCTGCTCAAAAGCACCGAGGTCACCGATGTCGACCTCGAAAATGTCATTGGTCCGCTCGACCAGTTGCGCGATCTGCCCGCCGGTTTCGAAACCAGCGACGTGCCGACACCGATCGAGGAGACGTTCGGTCTCAGCCAGCGCGAGAGACTGCTTTCGGCGTCCAGGACGGCCTACCGGCAAGCGCTGGAACGCATGTTCCGATCGCGCCTGCTGATCCAGGCCGAGCGGACGATCCAGACCAAGATGGCCGATCCCGCCGCGCTCTACGAGCCGTTGAAAATCTATCTGATGCTTGGCGGCAAGGCGCCGAAGGTCGACGACGCGTTGATCGTTTCGTGGATGAAGCAGGATTGGGAGCAAAACCGCTATCCAGGCGAAAACAACCGCGCAGGACGCGAGCAGCTCGAAAAGCACCTGCGCGCCATGCTTGCCCTGGACGATGCCTATGACCCGGTTTTCGAACTGAACCAGCCGCTCATCGAAGCCGCCCAACGCTCGCTCGGGCGCATGAGCCTTGCCGACCGCGCCTCCGCATTGATCAAGTCGGCCGTATATGCGGCAGCGCTGGATGATTTTTCTGTTTCCGTCAAAGGCGGCCCGGAAGCGCAGCTGCTGTTCGAGCGTGTCGACGGCGGCGATCTGTCAGGTCTGCGTGTTCCCGGCCTCTATAGCTGGGCCGGCTTCAACCATTTCTATCTCGGACAACTCTCGCATATTGCGCAGATGCTCGTCGACGACCAGTGGGTTCTCGGCGGCGGAGGCGAGCAAGGCGGCATCGATCAGGAACTGCTCAAGCTCGGCCCCGAACTTCTCGACCGTTATGGCAAGGAGTTCGCAACAGCTTGGAACAGCGTTCTCGACGCGTTGAAATTCAAAGCGATGCTGAAGGACAAGCCGCACTATGTCGTGCTTTCCGCCGTCGCCTCGCCCAGTTCGCCGATCGAACAGCTGTTTACGGCAATCGCCGACGAAACAGCCCTGACGCGGGACGCTGCTTCCGGCAAGGAGCCAGGTACCGGGGTTGAAGGAGGCACGGTTGAAGGCCAGTCGGAGGACGCAGCAAAGATGGCCAAGGGTCTGGCTCGCATCGGCATACAAATCGCCACCGGAAAATCGCAAAGCCGCGCCGGAACGGGATCCGCGGCAGCGCAAAACCAGGGCCCCGGGGCTAACATCGAAGCGCAGTTCAGGTCGTTCCAGGCCCTGGTGAGCGGTCCTGTCGGACGCCGACCGATCGATGCCTTGACCCAGAATTTCCGCGACATCTACCAGAGCCTGCAACTGGCGACCGACATGCCGTCGCAGACGGAACGCGTCAACGCCAATCTGCAGCTGCAGATAGCCACCCTTCGCGCCAATGCCTCGCGACTGCCCAAGCAGCTCGCCAGAATGATCGATGCGACGGCGAACGAGTTTGAAGGCAACGTCACCGAGACTTCGGTGGCGAATTTGAACCAGATGCTCGATAAGGCGGTCACGGCTCCTTGCGAGGCGGCGGTCAACGGCCGTTATCCCTTCGCTGCCAATGGCACCGAGGACATGGCGATGGCGGATTTCGCGAAACTGTTCGCTCCGGGTGGGCTGCTGGACCGGTTCTTCGCGCAAAACCTCGCATCGCTGATCGACATGAGCGGTCAGGACTGGAGCTGGAAACAGGATGCGCGCTTCGGCCGCGACCTGTCGAAATCGACGCTGAAAAACTTCCAGCTGGCGGCCGAAATCCGCAGCGCCTTCTTTCCCCAGGGCGGTTCGGCACCTTCGGTCAGCATCACCTTCACGCCGTTCTCACTGCATGGCGATGCCGATGCGGCGGTGCTCGATGTCGATGGTCAGACGGTCCAGAGCAACCAGGCGAGCAACGCGCCGAGCATAGTGACCTGGCCGAGCGGAGCAGCCTCCGGGTCCGCCAGTCTGAGCCTGACGCCGGAGATGCCGGGCCGTGAATCCAGCATCAAGTTCGAAGGGCCATGGGCGCTGAAGCGGCTCATGGACAAGGCGACCATCACCGGCACCGACAGCAATGTCCAGGCGCGCTTCGTGATCGGCGGGCGCGACGTCACCTATACGATCCAGACCGGCTCCGGCCCCAGCCCCTTCCTGCTCCCGGCACTTTACAATTTCAGCTGTCCGAAGGCGTTTTGA
- the tagH gene encoding type VI secretion system-associated FHA domain protein TagH codes for MYISLQINNVDALPPGISTGYAARDRSFEIGRDACDWTLSDPDKFISGRHCEVRYEAGAFWLHDVSRNGTYINGSNQRMTGPHRMANGDRMLIGRYVIFVSIDEERVATGHPSHGSTQREMPVATSRSLEFGDGPFFDPAGQRSGQRGPASTFPSQPSLPSTRDEVLREIAIAAGISPELLQSRDPHEVAAEIGTVLRTVVEELTVLLKARAAAKMLAKSTQRTMISVADNNPLKFVPGTDDILEIMFARRRAGYLDARRSIEDAFRDLKTHEFATYAAMQAALSRLLDDLSPEAIGRKLPPTSFSSKKNQAWDAFVATWRTMEEAHENGMLDIFLAYFSEAYAKADKQK; via the coding sequence ATGTACATCAGTCTGCAAATCAACAATGTCGACGCCTTACCTCCAGGCATCTCGACCGGTTACGCGGCGCGGGATCGCAGCTTCGAAATCGGACGCGATGCTTGCGACTGGACCTTGTCGGACCCCGACAAGTTCATCTCGGGCCGGCATTGCGAGGTCCGCTACGAGGCAGGCGCGTTCTGGCTGCACGATGTCTCGCGCAACGGAACCTATATCAACGGATCAAACCAGCGCATGACCGGCCCGCATCGGATGGCCAACGGCGACCGGATGCTGATCGGCCGCTATGTCATCTTCGTGTCGATCGACGAGGAGCGCGTCGCGACCGGCCATCCCAGTCACGGTTCGACGCAGCGAGAAATGCCCGTCGCGACAAGCCGGTCGCTGGAATTCGGAGATGGGCCGTTCTTCGACCCCGCGGGGCAACGGTCCGGGCAGCGAGGCCCAGCATCGACGTTCCCGTCGCAACCGTCCCTGCCGTCGACAAGAGATGAAGTGCTGCGGGAAATCGCGATCGCGGCCGGCATCTCGCCGGAATTGCTGCAATCGCGCGACCCACATGAAGTTGCCGCCGAAATCGGCACTGTCCTGCGGACGGTGGTCGAGGAACTGACCGTGCTGCTGAAGGCGCGCGCGGCGGCGAAAATGCTGGCCAAGAGCACACAGCGAACGATGATCAGCGTCGCCGACAACAATCCCCTGAAGTTCGTTCCAGGAACCGACGACATCCTCGAAATCATGTTCGCACGGCGCCGGGCCGGCTATCTCGATGCCAGGCGCAGCATCGAGGATGCATTCCGCGATCTCAAGACGCACGAATTCGCCACCTATGCCGCCATGCAGGCCGCGCTTTCGCGGCTGCTTGACGACCTGTCTCCCGAAGCGATCGGAAGAAAGCTTCCGCCGACGTCGTTCTCGTCGAAAAAGAACCAGGCTTGGGACGCTTTTGTCGCGACCTGGCGAACCATGGAGGAAGCACACGAGAACGGCATGTTGGACATATTCCTGGCCTATTTCAGCGAAGCCTATGCCAAGGCCGACAAGCAGAAATAG